In one window of Microbacterium dextranolyticum DNA:
- a CDS encoding type IV secretory system conjugative DNA transfer family protein, whose product MNQGMLGKAIAILIAAAVILSFAFGFLAELVTQIACGARPSPEHLFAGLGLAITGDASAYAAPAQCAMPVAAIRIVDAVAVVLIVAAAVWILVAVRRYRESDRAFLADLRTRPGFATSSEIRDHLSAKAVLRRAAQLRPDLARPRATDVGWRVGTARGRDVYVSIEDSVALEGPPRSGKGYRILISAILDWSGPLITTSTTNDNLTATMRMRQARGDVHVFDPQGLSGVRHPLRISPIAGCEDPLVAMQRGSAIITGTALGSSTTNGEWAQASGVVLGRLLHAAAVGGMSIAELYDWGTSPAQTRDAVEILKADGAPGWGDSLDATIAGDEKLVSSIWFGVSGAVAPLAVPQIRDALSPRPGDPALDPMSFLDAANTLYLIGSSSGAAAMGGWLGAVLDDIVEVARKRALALPGARLTHPLGLILDEIANMFRWGSLPRIMADGGGRGICTFIVLQALSQAETSWSRAEADTIWAAATAKVLLGGASHVDHLRDIESLLGTRDTRREQRSWSTRDAGHSTSEQHERRPLMSVDEIRRLPPTAGLLAYRNRRSVLLDLAGWDERRDARAIQLGKRETEQEQRSTFEDAHRAPAAPEPAAAPVKSAEAVSEE is encoded by the coding sequence ATGAACCAGGGGATGCTCGGCAAGGCGATCGCGATCCTCATCGCGGCTGCGGTGATCCTGTCGTTCGCGTTCGGCTTCCTCGCCGAGCTCGTCACTCAGATCGCCTGCGGCGCGCGCCCGAGTCCCGAGCACCTGTTCGCCGGGCTCGGCCTCGCGATCACCGGCGATGCCTCTGCGTACGCCGCCCCGGCGCAGTGCGCGATGCCGGTCGCGGCGATCCGCATCGTGGATGCCGTAGCCGTCGTCCTGATCGTCGCCGCGGCCGTCTGGATTCTGGTCGCCGTGCGTCGCTACCGGGAGTCCGACCGCGCCTTCCTTGCCGACCTGCGCACCCGGCCGGGATTCGCGACCTCGAGTGAGATCCGCGACCATCTCTCCGCCAAGGCCGTGCTGCGTCGAGCGGCGCAGCTGCGCCCTGACCTCGCTCGCCCGCGGGCGACAGACGTCGGGTGGAGAGTCGGCACAGCACGCGGACGCGACGTGTACGTCTCCATCGAAGACTCTGTCGCGCTCGAAGGCCCGCCGCGCTCGGGCAAGGGCTACCGGATCCTGATCTCAGCGATCCTCGACTGGTCGGGTCCTCTCATCACGACCTCGACGACGAACGACAACCTCACGGCGACCATGCGGATGCGGCAGGCCCGCGGCGACGTCCATGTGTTCGACCCGCAGGGACTGTCCGGCGTCCGGCATCCGCTCCGCATCTCGCCGATCGCCGGATGCGAAGACCCGTTGGTCGCGATGCAGCGCGGCAGCGCGATCATCACCGGCACCGCGCTCGGCTCCTCGACGACGAACGGCGAATGGGCACAAGCGTCCGGCGTCGTCCTCGGACGACTCCTCCACGCGGCCGCCGTCGGCGGCATGTCCATCGCAGAGCTCTACGACTGGGGCACGAGCCCGGCGCAGACGCGGGACGCGGTCGAGATCCTCAAAGCCGACGGCGCGCCGGGCTGGGGCGACAGCCTCGATGCCACCATCGCCGGCGACGAGAAGCTCGTCTCGTCCATCTGGTTCGGGGTCAGCGGTGCCGTCGCTCCACTCGCCGTGCCCCAGATCCGCGACGCGCTCTCTCCCCGCCCGGGGGACCCGGCGCTCGACCCGATGAGCTTCCTCGACGCGGCGAACACGCTCTACCTGATCGGTTCGTCGTCCGGCGCGGCCGCGATGGGTGGATGGCTCGGCGCCGTCCTCGACGACATCGTTGAGGTCGCCCGCAAGCGCGCACTCGCCCTGCCAGGTGCACGGCTCACGCATCCGCTCGGACTGATCCTCGACGAGATCGCCAACATGTTCCGGTGGGGCAGCCTGCCACGGATCATGGCCGATGGCGGCGGTCGCGGCATCTGCACGTTCATCGTGCTGCAGGCTCTCTCGCAAGCCGAGACATCATGGTCGCGGGCGGAGGCCGACACGATCTGGGCCGCCGCGACGGCCAAGGTGCTGCTGGGCGGAGCGAGCCACGTCGACCACCTGCGCGACATCGAGTCGCTCCTCGGCACCCGCGACACCCGTCGCGAACAACGGTCGTGGTCGACGCGCGACGCCGGCCACTCGACCAGCGAGCAGCACGAGCGGCGACCCCTCATGTCGGTCGACGAGATCCGCCGACTGCCACCGACCGCCGGCCTGCTCGCGTACCGCAACCGCCGGAGCGTGCTCCTCGACCTCGCCGGATGGGACGAACGTCGCGACGCCCGCGCAATCCAACTCGGCAAGCGCGAGACGGAGCAGGAGCAGCGGAGCACCTTCGAGGATGCGCACCGAGCACCGG
- a CDS encoding ParA family protein, producing MSTIITHARAYATVSGPHVTFVTLDGHAESIPAAPDEDVRHAIVRRATDEARRTGATVELITSGDRGDHRLLVAPDGQLTPLATAGPVAGTSTPTETYGEEVSEEAPQPTAPDTPDAAVAEPPARPSFLASASDLATGASGWRRFAQRLGIAVKPSAAERQRAEWTSVVSRQWAGCRTIAIANGKGGVGKTMTTAMLSAVYAREGGGNVLAWDNNDTRGTLGWRTEQGLYDTTLRDLLPEASHLLALGAGVSDITRFVHHQAADRYDVLRSNPELLATDQRIASAEFDLLMQVASRFYRLVLFDSGNDESAERWLRMVDNSYQLVIPTLATPESAESAALLLDALRGRDERSSLLADRAVVVVTQSEPSAAAAFRIADGFRDHVRAVQMIPFDPALKAGPLRFDALRRRTRDAWLATAAAVAKTL from the coding sequence ATGAGCACGATCATTACCCACGCGCGCGCATACGCGACGGTGAGCGGCCCGCACGTCACCTTCGTCACGCTCGACGGCCATGCGGAGTCGATCCCCGCTGCCCCAGACGAGGACGTGCGGCACGCGATCGTCCGGCGCGCGACCGACGAAGCGCGACGCACCGGTGCGACCGTCGAACTGATCACCTCGGGTGATCGCGGCGACCACCGACTGCTCGTTGCACCAGACGGGCAGCTCACACCCCTCGCGACCGCGGGACCGGTCGCCGGCACGAGCACCCCGACAGAGACGTATGGAGAGGAGGTGAGCGAAGAAGCTCCGCAGCCGACCGCACCGGACACCCCCGACGCGGCGGTTGCGGAGCCGCCCGCCCGCCCCTCCTTCCTCGCTTCGGCATCCGATCTCGCCACCGGCGCGAGCGGCTGGCGAAGGTTCGCACAACGGCTGGGGATCGCGGTCAAGCCCTCGGCCGCCGAGCGCCAGCGCGCAGAGTGGACCTCCGTCGTGTCGCGACAATGGGCCGGATGCCGCACGATCGCGATCGCAAACGGCAAAGGCGGCGTCGGCAAGACCATGACCACCGCGATGCTCTCGGCGGTCTACGCACGCGAGGGTGGCGGCAACGTGCTTGCGTGGGACAACAACGACACCCGCGGTACGCTCGGCTGGCGCACCGAGCAGGGCCTCTACGACACGACGCTGCGCGACCTGCTGCCCGAGGCATCCCACCTGCTCGCACTCGGCGCCGGGGTGTCCGACATCACCCGCTTCGTGCATCACCAGGCCGCGGATCGCTACGACGTGCTCCGTTCCAACCCGGAGCTGCTCGCGACCGATCAGCGCATCGCCTCCGCCGAGTTCGATCTACTGATGCAGGTCGCATCTCGGTTCTATCGACTCGTCCTCTTCGACTCGGGCAACGACGAGTCGGCGGAGCGCTGGCTACGCATGGTCGACAACTCATACCAGCTCGTCATCCCGACGCTCGCGACCCCCGAGTCCGCAGAGTCTGCAGCGTTGCTGCTCGACGCGCTCCGCGGGCGCGACGAGCGGTCGAGTCTCCTCGCGGACCGTGCGGTCGTCGTCGTTACCCAGTCGGAGCCTTCGGCTGCAGCCGCATTCCGGATCGCAGACGGGTTCCGGGATCACGTGCGTGCGGTGCAGATGATCCCGTTCGATCCCGCGCTCAAGGCCGGGCCGCTGCGGTTCGACGCGCTGCGGCGACGTACGCGCGACGCCTGGCTCGCAACCGCCGCGGCCGTTGCCAAGACGTTGTAG